A genomic window from Osmia bicornis bicornis chromosome 6, iOsmBic2.1, whole genome shotgun sequence includes:
- the LOC114881325 gene encoding uncharacterized protein LOC114881325 has product MTTDQLQQHSLWWTGPPWLTQTQNAWPTQTSVDADELGAPEARAVVSLHMANAATQSTFFKDELAALANGTTLPSTHPFTRLTAYLDHQGIARVGGHLQHSELSHDGKLPVILPRDSRLSTLLIDHAHRQTMHGGTQSTLAFLRQRYWIIGGRAPVKTLILRCVKCARQRGIRAHQLIGQLPLCRVTPSRPFTHTGVDYAGSLTLKTWKGRGAKTQKGWICVFVCFATSAVHLEVVSDYSTDAFIAAYRRFTSRRGIAAALYSDCGTNFQGAYTQLKKQFTQSTQENQNIAALLAEDRTQWHFNPPAAPHMGGKWEAVVKSLKFHLMRTVGDALLTYEESVTLLTQIEAILNSRPLEPLSDDPDDIAALSPGHFLIGTQINAVPEPTLLEVAVNRLSRWQFLQQRLHQFWRLWSSQYLQRLQAISKWHHPSNEIKACYFSPFRPREVRNTILQEMYIPIQLEMNIIDVMG; this is encoded by the exons atgacgacAGACCAGCTACAGCAGCACTCGCTTTGGTGGACGGGACCACCGTGGCTCACGCAAACGCAGAACGCATGGCCTACGCAGACCAGTGTCGACGCAGACGAGTTGGGCGCCCCAGAAGCTCGTGCTGTCGTCTCACTCCACATGGCAAACgca gccacgcaGTCTACTTTCTTCAAGGACGAACTCGCTGCACTCGCAAACGGAACAACACTTCCGTCTACGCATCCTTTCACGAGGCTCACCGCTTACCTCGACCATCAGGGAATCGCCAGGGTAGGCGGACACCTCCAACATTCAGAACTCTCGCACGATGGCAAACTCCCGGTAATTTTGCCTCGTGATTCGAGACTCTCAACGCTTCTCATCGACCACGCTCATCGTCAGACCATGCACGGAGGTACGCAATCCACTCTTGCCtttctcagacaacgctactggatcatcggtggacgagctccagtgAAAACGCTTATCCTGCGGTGTGTGAAGTgtgctcggcagagggggatccgtgcccaTCAACTGATAGGCCAACTACCTCTTTGTCGGGTCACTCCATCACGCCCGTTCACCCACACAGGGGTGGACTACGCAGGATCGCTCACGCTGAAAACTTGGAAGGGAAGAGGAGCCAAGAcgcagaaagggtggatttgCGTCTTCGTGTGCTTCGCAACCTCCGCCGTGCACTTGGAAGTTGTTTCGGACTACTCGACAGACGCTTTCATCGCAGCATAtcgcagatttacctcaagacGAGGCATCGCAGCCGCTCTCTATTCAGACTGCGGcaccaacttccaaggagcaTACACGCAATTAAAGAAGCAGTTCACGCAGAGCACGCAGGAAAATCAGAACATCGCAGCACTGCTCGCTGAGGACAGAACTCAGTGGCAtttcaaccctcctgccgcCCCTCACATGGGTGGAAAATGGGAAGCGGTTGTAAAGTCACTCAAATTTCATCTCATGAGGACGGTTGGGGACGCTCTACTGACGTACGAGGAATCAGTAACATTGCTCACGCAGATAGAAGCGATCCTCAACTCGCGGCCACTGGAACCACTCAGCGACGATCCAGACGACATCGCAGCCCTCTCACCAGGACATTTCCTGATTGGAACGCAGATCAACGCAGTGCCAGAGCCCACGCTTCTAGAAGTCGCAGTCAATCGCTTGTCAAGATGGCAATTTTTACAACAGCGCCTCCACCAATTTTGGAGACTCTGGTCCTCGCAGTACCTTCAACGACTCCAGGCAATCTCGAAGTGGCACCATCCATCAAATGAGATCAAG GCGTGTTATTTCAGTCCCTTCAGACCACGCGAAGTACGCAACACCATACTTCAAGAAATGTATATTCCAATTCAATTAGAAATGAATATCATTGATGTGATGGGTTAG
- the LOC114881324 gene encoding uncharacterized protein LOC114881324, producing the protein MSTEPLSVTIQAHVLTKVTTCLPSEPPARSTLPSHLEKLNLADPQFLVSRPVDIILGVDAYGQVIKPNIMRNASTPLIAQLSIFGWLVIGPLEGIQTIRRTSHQVTVSNTDRQLGKLLSRFWTQEEPPQDTAPLLTSEEQECEDHFQTTHSRDSSGRYIVRLPLKIHPRALGNSYQTAHNCLQRTLRRFSKDAQYKQLYTKFILEYEQLGYMVRLNNDSIISPFQYFLPHHGVLKLGSTTTALRVVFNGSSPTFSGHALNDLLHTGPNLMLNIANLLIWIRRFKHLFATDITKMYRQIKVHPEDWSLQQILWLDETQQETQYQLTTVTYGTKAAPYLAVRTLLQLTDDEGSKYPLTVEPIKNGRYVDDIFGGADTADHLQDVANQLTQLCQAGGFPLAKWHSTSKFSKSNGHRMKTHSISQPYQLLNARSSRNASSSQK; encoded by the exons ATGTCCACGga ACCACTCTCAGTCACCATTCAAGCACATGTGCTGACGAAGGTGACCACTTGCTTACCATCTGAACCGCCAGCTCGTTCAACGCTGCCATCGCATCTGGAGAAATTGAATCTAGCAGATCCTCAATTTCTCGTCTCCAGACCGGTGGACATCATTCTCGGAGTCGATGCATACGGACAAGTCATCAAGCCAAACATTATGCGGAACGCTTCAACACCATTGATCGCACAACTTTCGATCTTCGGTTGGCTCGTAATcgggcccctcgagggcaTTCAGACCATTCGCAGGACCTCTCATCAGGTGACGGTCAGTAACACCGATCGCCAGTTGGGTAAGTTACTCAGCCGAttctggacgcaggaagagccaCCGCAGGACACGGCACCCTTGCTCACATCAGAAgagcaagagtgcgaagatcatttCCAGACCACGCATTCGCGAGACTCCTCAGGAAGGTACATCGTGCGATTACCGCTCAAAATCCATCCACGAGCACTTGGCAATTCATACCAGACGGCGCACAACTGTCTTCAGAGGACACTCAGACGATTCAGCAAGGATGCTCAGTACAAAcagctgtacaccaagttcatACTCGAATATGAGCAGCTTGGTTACatggtaagactgaacaaTGACTCAATAATCagtccgtttcagtactttcttccgcaCCATGGCGTTCTCAAGTTGGGCAGCACGACCACCGCTTTGCGAGTAGTGTTCAATGGCTCCAGCCCAACTTTTTCAGGACATGCATTAAATGATCTTCTTCACACCGGTCCGAACCTTATGCTGAACATCGCAAATCTGCTCATCTGGATACGCAGATTcaaacatctgtttgcaacCGACATCACGAAGATGTACCGCCAAATCAAGGTGCATCCGGAGGACTGGAGCTTGCAGCAGATACTCTGGCTTGATGAAACGCAACAGGAAACgcagtaccagctgaccacggtcacgtacGGAACGAAAGCTGCACCGTATCTGGCCGTGAGAACACTCTTGCAACTCACTGACGACGAAGGGTCGAAATATCCCCTTACCGTGGAACCCATCAAAAATGGCAGGTACGTCGATGACATTTTTGGTGGCGCAGATACCGCAGACCATCTACAGGACGTTGCAAATCAGCTGACGCAACTTTGCCAAGCGGGTGGATTTCCGTTGGCAAAATGGCACTCTACCAGCAAGTTCTCGAAATCAAATGGACACCGCATGAAGACGCATTCAATTTCGCAACCATATCAGCTACTCAACGCACGCAGTTCACGAAACGCCTCGTCCTCTCAGAAGTAG
- the LOC114881322 gene encoding uncharacterized protein LOC114881322 encodes MVEDLQITLSKAPAEVAPEEPELMRSTILEIHADFQHEHAALSKVWPPTQLDHAYFKEKVSSNEAGVVLSARKLLAQLEQKIKQHTQPSQTTTVSTTDAPTQSSARRSRLPEIALPKFEGDYSKWAEFKTHFASVISERADLSAHDKFLYLKGAVTGNAANLISHLPTTDGALDQAWQLFDGRYDNKRLNVQSHMDRLANLKPMKLRKAASLLKMVNIIQETQQALRSFGLEDAHNCFLLTILVRLLDADTREHWESSLATKKDYPTLEELTTFLLARARTLEQLEQLSTARATQPTPTTPARTTQPSQQRSAPARAAVHAGAARPAAPAHAASAGHARTTQFALYPCAFCQKDHFLSACLVFRALTPHDRANVVKAHALCVNCLGHHNLRSCRTSQRCKICDEIHHTMLHGADISKVLVPGLAPAAAAQTTPTPAPAAATQTTPTTSTTTY; translated from the coding sequence ATGGTGGAGGACCTTCAGATCACCCTCAGCAAAGCGCCCGCAGAAGTCGCGCCCGAAGAACCGGAGCTCATGCGCAGCACGATTCTGGAAATTCATGCCGATTTCCAGCACGAACACGCAGCCCTCTCAAAGGTCTGGCCGCCCACGCAACTCGACCACGCCTACTTCAAGGAAAAGGTTTCCTCCAACGAAGCTGGAGTCGTGCTGTCAGCTCGCAAGCTGTTGGCGCAGCTTGAACAAAAAATCAAGCAGCACACTCAGCCCTCGCAGACCACGACGGTCTCGACGACCGACGCGCCCACGCAGTCCTCGGCAAGGCGATCACGTCTCCCCGAGATCGCTCTCCCGAAATTCGAGGGAGATTACAGCAAATGGGCTGAGTTCAAGACCCATTTCGCGTCTGTAATTAGTGAACGCGCGGACCTCTCGGCACACGACAAGTTCCTGTACTTGAAGGGCGCAGTTACGGGCAACGCGGCGAATTTAATCAGCCACCTTCCGACCACAGATGGCGCTCTCGATCAGGCGTGGCAGCTGTTTGATGGCCGCTACGACAACAAGCGGCTAAATGTGCAGTCTCACATGGATCGGCTCGCCAACCTTAAGCCGATGAAGCTGCGGAAAGCGGCCTCTCTCCTGAAGATGGTAAATATCATTCAGGAGACGCAGCAGGCGCTACGCTCGTTTGGTTTAGAGGACGCCCATAACTGCTTTCTCCTCACCATCCTCGTGAGACTGCTCGACGCAGACACGCGCGAGCACTGGGAGTCCTCGCTGGCCACGAAGAAGGACTATCCTACGCTGGAGGAACTGACCACGTTCCTACTCGCCCGCGCAAGAACACTCGAGCAATTAGAGCAGCTCAGCACCGCACGCGCTACTCAGCCCACGCCGACAACACCCGCAAGGACCACGCAGCCTTCACAGCAACGCTCCGCTCCAGCAAGAGCAGCCGTCCATGCAGGAGCCGCTCGACCAGCTGCTCCAGCCCACGCAGCATCCGCAGGCCACGCAAGAACCACGCAGTTCGCACTGTATCCATGTGCGTTCTGCCAAAAGGACCATTTTCTATCCGCATGCCTGGTCTTCAGGGCGCTGACCCCGCACGACCGCGCCAACGTGGTCAAGGCACACGCACTCTGCGTGAATTGCCTTGGCCACCACAATTTACGCAGTTGTCGCACGTCACAAAGGTGCAAGATTTGTGACGAAATACATCACACCATGCTTCATGGTGCTGATATTAGCAAGGTATTAGTACCTGGCCTTGCTCCAGCAGCAGCAGCGCAGACCACGCCCACACCGGCTCCAGCAGCCGCTACGCAGACCACGCCAACCACTTCAACGACCACTTATTGA
- the LOC123987889 gene encoding uncharacterized protein LOC123987889 yields the protein MSCASQSRERDGADGTEKRSLEERLEGLENLMTEFLRRSKSRAPSYASRRRESRARSRSAKRRTSRDSRRRSRSSRRHESKSRSPRSRETRSRSPRAVESRPRSVRETTRQERTEESLVTRSTASSRRSPIHARPGDENLIPVYDPLKEDLSIENWVRHVDDLAHRFDWDDRSVMRLIATRLRGHARQWYDTRMRVVTTWAAIKVHLVAQFRRAMPFSKLLREADLYEAKPGQSLGDYCFQKINLIRRLDVALNDEKIVDMVIYGIPDEIIARTIRSAKHADPKELYAAMRAMGDMPGKEEKKAKQDRATNRQASQKATESVPAKTRAVTCFNCGKMGHVAKDCRKPKVECSLCKRLGHKKEECRQKEVNIVQNIASTPNIYQIYVRINGHKVESLVDTGSACTVVHSSVIKKFLIKSEPTPETVFRGFAGQSVVIDQIAPITVKVQNVIANVNSFVIPDEYTAHEVILGRDFLQQDHVIMLKRGKHLTFNNVRNCKKPQIISAMDIFVMETSFNLNLGNIGKKGRKLCVALIEEFRDCVSSSMRDLGKTNTTAIEIKCFTEEPIAYHPYRLAEPEKKIVRDMITDLLENEIIRESESPYASPITLVKKKRRQNVRRLS from the coding sequence ATGAGTTGTGCATCTCAAAGTCGCGAGCGTGACGGAGCCGACGGCACTGAGAAGAGATCGTTGGAGGAGCGCCTCGAAGGGCTAGAAAATTTAATGACGGAATTTCTACGCCGATCGAAATCACGCGCGCCATCATACGCGTCGCGACGGCGGGAATCACGTGCACGGTCGCGAAGCGCGAAACGGAGGACGTCTCGGGACAGCCGTCGACGATCGCGAAGTTCGCGAAGACACGAATCGAAATCGCGAAGCCCGCGAAGCCGCGAAACGAGGTCGCGCAGTCCGCGAGCAGTGGAGTCAAGGCCACGAAGTGTACGTGAAACAACCCGCCAGGAACGAACGGAGGAAAGTCTGGTGACGAGAAGCACTGCGTCGAGCAGGAGGTCGCCGATACACGCGCGTCCCGGTGACGAGAACCTCATCCCAGTTTACGATCCCTTGAAGGAAGATTTATCAATTGAAAACTGGGTGAGGCATGTTGATGATCTGGCGCACCGCTTCGACTGGGACGATCGAAGTGTAATGCGGTTGATCGCAACCAGGCTGCGAGGGCACGCTCGACAGTGGTACGATACCCGCATGCGAGTGGTTACCACCTGGGCCGCGATTAAAGTGCATTTGGTGGCACAATTTCGAAGGGCCATGCCTTTCTCAAAGCTGTTGCGCGAAGCCGACTTGTACGAGGCAAAACCGGGGCAATCGCTGGGAGACTACTGCTTCCAGAAAATTAATCTCATTCGACGCCTGGATGTCGCGCTGAATGACGAGAAGATTGTCGACATGGTAATTTATGGGATACCAGACGAAATCATAGCCCGAACCATAAGATCAGCAAAGCACGCCGATCCAAAGGAGCTGTACGCGGCTATGCGCGCAATGGGCGATATGCCAggaaaagaggagaagaaagcGAAGCAGGATCGAGCAACAAATCGACAGGCGTCGCAGAAGGCGACGGAAAGCGTTCCTGCAAAAACGAGGGCAGTTACCTGCTTTAATTGTGGGAAAATGGGCCACGTAGCAAAGGATTGCCGAAAACCAAAGGTGGAGTGCAGCCTTTGTAAACGGTTGGGTCATAAAAAGGAAGAGTGTCGGCAGAAAGAGGTAAATATTGTACAAAATATCGCAAGTACTCctaatatttatcaaatttatgTTCGCATTAATGGGCATAAAGTAGAAAGTTTAGTGGACACGGGAAGTGCATGCACTGTAGTCCATTCGTCCGTTATCAAGAAGTTTCTGATAAAATCAGAACCGACACCAGAAACAGTATTTAGAGGATTTGCCGGACAATCAGTAGTAATTGATCAAATTGCTCCAATTACGGTGAAGGTCCAAAATGTAATTGCGAATGTAAATTCATTTGTTATTCCCGACGAGTATACAGCGCATGAGGTAATACTTGGAAGAGACTTTCTTCAACAAGATCATGTCATAATGTTAAAACGGGGAAAGCATTTGACGTTTAACAATGTGAGAAATTGCAAGAAACCCCAGATAATTTCAGCGATGGATATTTTTGTTATGGAAAcgagttttaatttaaatttgggTAACATCGGGAAAAAAGGACGAAAATTATGCGTCGCGTTAATTGAAGAATTCCGCGATTGCGTATCGTCGTCGATGAGGGATCTCGGAAAAACGAATACGACGGCGATAGAGATCAAATGCTTTACGGAAGAACCGATTGCATATCATCCATACCGTCTTGCAGAACCGGAGAAGAAAATCGTTCGCGACATGATTACAGACCTGCTAGAAAACGAGATAATTAGGGAATCGGAGTCACCGTATGCAAGTCCGATTACGTTAGTGAAGAAGAAAAGACGTCAGAATGTGCGTAGATTATCGTAG
- the LOC114882269 gene encoding uncharacterized protein LOC114882269: MEKGDNTTEYKEEDEQPQPEMLLQQVQQLRLRTQLQEPRQPQPQSQELRQPQPDLLLQLQQQILDIKNKIEMLKHDGYITAQAQRSPLVNLYEPDEPQEHISIRSIERLRIRHRRRRLNRLRRQNIQVEARGRGRRRGRGRRRGRGRNSTGPTINFNYY; the protein is encoded by the exons atggaaaaaggcGACA atacTACAGAGTACAAAGAGGAAGATGAGCAACCTCAGCCGGAAATGCTGCTGCAGCAAGTACAACAACTGCGGTTGCGGACGCAGCTGCAGGAACCGCGGCAACCGCAGCCGCAGTCGCAGGAACTGCGGCAACCGCAGCCGGACCTGTTGCTGCAGTTGCAGCAGCAAATACtggatataaaaaataaaatcgaaatGTTGAAACATGATGGATATATC ACGGCACAGGCACAGCGGTCGCCGCTCGTTAACTTGTACGAGCCTGATGAGCCACAGGAACATATA tcaATCAGGTCCATAGAGCGACTACGAATTCGCCACAGGCGCAGAAGATTAAACAGGCTGCGGCGCCAGAATATACAAGTAGAAGCTCGCGGTCGCGGTCGCCGTCGAGGTCGCGGTCGCCGTCGAGGTCGCGGTCGCAATAGCACAGGACCgacaattaattttaattattattaa